In a genomic window of bacterium:
- a CDS encoding SUF system NifU family Fe-S cluster assembly protein: protein MTVDIRSLYREIIVDHNRRPRNFREIPDADRIANGDNPLCGDRLTVYVNVRGGVIRDIGFVGNGCAISTASASLMTEALLGKTEEEAEALFGRFHDRVAGPGSGAQGTLGKLEALAGVREFPARVKCATLAWHTVRTALNAPGRTASTE from the coding sequence GTGACGGTCGACATCCGGTCCCTTTACCGGGAGATCATCGTCGATCACAACAGGCGGCCGCGGAACTTCCGCGAGATCCCCGACGCCGACCGGATCGCGAACGGAGACAACCCCCTCTGCGGGGATCGCCTGACCGTCTACGTGAACGTGCGGGGAGGAGTGATCCGGGACATCGGGTTCGTGGGGAACGGTTGCGCCATCTCCACGGCGTCCGCATCCCTCATGACGGAGGCGCTTCTCGGCAAGACCGAGGAGGAGGCCGAGGCCCTGTTCGGGCGATTCCACGACAGGGTCGCCGGTCCCGGATCAGGCGCGCAAGGAACCCTCGGGAAGCTGGAGGCGCTCGCCGGGGTCCGCGAATTCCCCGCGCGCGTCAAGTGCGCGACGCTGGCGTGGCACACGGTGCGGACCGCGTTGAACGCTCCCGGCCGGACCGCCTCGACGGAGTGA
- a CDS encoding radical SAM protein: protein MEYDLPLFRPPSEARSLIFQVTLGCSWNRCLFCTSYGTKEFQVRPFEEVERDVVEMSGYYPDARKIFLADGDPMAAPAGYLVKVLDLMNRRFPSLERISTYAGPANLMAKTPEELGMLKERKLDLLYLGIETGNDELLKRVRKGATARQIVEGSRKALQAGLRMSTFIILGLGGVDGSYDHAKDSACVVNAIDPQFLATLTLMTGPNVREYEEKVMGGGFKLIDRKQSLQELRWFVEDLELARCRFGTEHASNYLPITGMTLPGDKDGILRRIDMALADTSPDMLRPEWMRGL, encoded by the coding sequence ATGGAATACGACCTGCCGCTGTTCAGGCCGCCATCGGAGGCGAGGTCCCTCATTTTTCAGGTGACCCTCGGCTGCTCCTGGAACCGGTGCCTGTTCTGCACCTCCTACGGGACCAAGGAATTCCAGGTGCGCCCCTTCGAAGAGGTGGAGAGGGATGTCGTGGAGATGTCCGGGTATTACCCGGATGCCCGGAAGATCTTCCTGGCCGACGGAGACCCGATGGCGGCGCCGGCCGGCTACCTCGTGAAGGTGCTCGACCTCATGAACCGGCGGTTCCCCTCCCTCGAGCGGATCAGCACGTATGCCGGCCCCGCGAACCTCATGGCAAAGACGCCGGAGGAACTGGGGATGCTCAAGGAGCGAAAACTCGATCTCCTCTACCTCGGGATCGAGACGGGGAACGACGAACTGCTGAAGAGGGTCAGGAAGGGCGCGACCGCAAGGCAGATCGTCGAGGGGAGCAGGAAGGCGCTTCAGGCGGGGCTGCGGATGTCCACCTTTATCATCCTTGGGCTCGGCGGGGTGGATGGGAGCTATGACCATGCGAAGGATTCGGCGTGCGTGGTCAACGCCATCGATCCACAGTTCCTGGCCACGCTCACCCTCATGACAGGGCCGAACGTACGGGAGTACGAGGAGAAGGTCATGGGCGGGGGATTCAAGCTCATCGACAGGAAACAGTCCCTGCAGGAGCTCCGGTGGTTCGTCGAGGACCTCGAGCTCGCCCGCTGCAGGTTCGGGACGGAGCACGCGTCCAACTACCTCCCCATCACGGGAATGACGCTGCCCGGGGACAAGGACGGGATCCTGAGGCGCATCGACATGGCCTTGGCGGACACCTCGCCGGACATGCTCCGGCCCGAATGGATGAGGGGGCTCTGA
- a CDS encoding sigma-70 family RNA polymerase sigma factor, which yields MAVPDEDADLVRSAIGGDDEAFAELVRRHKGAVLRRAARFARDHAELEDLGQETFLRAFRDLRSFRGDAPFGHWLSRVAVRVCYDALRKRRREERDVSLEDLAVPVADPSPGNGPSAQFARILLEQAMSRLKPGDRLVITLFELEDRSVREVAALTGWSETLVKVRAFRARQALKRSIGGDDGR from the coding sequence ATGGCGGTGCCGGACGAGGACGCCGACCTCGTCCGCTCCGCGATCGGAGGCGACGACGAGGCGTTCGCGGAGCTGGTCCGCCGACACAAGGGGGCGGTCCTTCGCAGGGCCGCCCGCTTCGCGCGCGACCACGCGGAGCTGGAGGATCTCGGGCAGGAGACGTTCCTGAGGGCTTTCCGGGACCTCCGCTCCTTTCGCGGCGACGCCCCGTTCGGGCACTGGCTGTCGCGGGTCGCGGTGCGCGTTTGCTACGACGCACTCCGGAAACGGCGCCGCGAGGAGAGGGACGTTTCCCTGGAAGACCTGGCGGTTCCGGTGGCGGACCCTTCCCCGGGGAACGGTCCTTCCGCGCAGTTTGCCCGTATCCTCCTCGAGCAGGCGATGTCGCGCCTCAAACCCGGGGACCGGCTGGTGATCACGCTGTTCGAGCTGGAGGACCGGTCGGTCCGGGAGGTGGCGGCGTTGACGGGATGGAGCGAAACGCTGGTGAAGGTGCGCGCTTTCCGGGCGCGACAGGCGCTGAAACGGAGTATCGGAGGAGACGATGGACGATAA
- a CDS encoding M23 family metallopeptidase — protein sequence MNRARMFLKRILTPVTIMLVPHSRTRSVSIRVPVVAVAASVCLFLTGTAFVVAVSVRAVEYRRMQERLSLVSAQFLEMKGTMVSLKQAEKDFRRLFSLESKTAVLESEDPGDSGSLDMEALRSQIEAAMQSVSEIRMYIAEQKDIHLATPVGWPVAGTISSPYGYRIHPVHDKKKFHTGVDISVPSGTEVEATADGIVSFSGWTEHSGNVVVIEHGHGFSTAYAHNRKALARVGQRIVRGEVIAISGSTGISTGPHVHYEIWKNNRPTNPAGFLARR from the coding sequence ATGAACCGCGCGCGGATGTTCCTGAAACGGATCCTCACCCCCGTGACCATCATGCTGGTTCCCCACAGCCGGACAAGGTCCGTCAGCATCCGGGTCCCGGTGGTCGCGGTCGCCGCGTCGGTCTGCCTGTTCCTGACCGGGACCGCCTTCGTCGTCGCCGTGTCGGTCCGGGCCGTGGAGTACCGTCGGATGCAGGAGAGACTGTCGCTCGTCTCCGCGCAGTTCCTCGAAATGAAGGGGACGATGGTTTCCCTGAAACAGGCGGAAAAGGATTTCCGCAGGCTGTTCTCCCTCGAGTCGAAAACCGCTGTCTTGGAGTCGGAGGATCCCGGCGACTCCGGATCCCTCGACATGGAGGCGTTGAGGAGCCAGATCGAGGCGGCGATGCAGTCCGTCTCGGAGATCCGCATGTATATCGCCGAACAGAAGGACATCCATCTCGCCACGCCCGTCGGGTGGCCTGTGGCGGGAACGATATCCTCTCCCTACGGGTACCGGATTCACCCTGTGCACGATAAAAAGAAGTTCCACACCGGCGTGGACATCTCCGTCCCGTCCGGCACCGAGGTGGAAGCGACGGCAGACGGGATCGTGAGCTTCTCCGGATGGACGGAGCACAGCGGGAACGTGGTGGTCATCGAGCACGGGCACGGGTTCAGCACGGCCTATGCGCACAACCGGAAGGCGCTTGCCCGGGTCGGCCAGCGCATCGTCCGGGGCGAAGTGATCGCGATTTCCGGCTCCACCGGAATTTCCACGGGCCCGCACGTGCATTACGAAATCTGGAAGAACAACCGCCCCACGAACCCGGCCGGATTTCTCGCCAGGAGGTGA
- a CDS encoding polymer-forming cytoskeletal protein — protein MFGKGSQKLETIVGIDTRLVGKVSAKGTIRVDGIVEGDVQADWVVVGETGKIVGNTCARGMVVGGSVEGNIEATESVELKEKATMAGEIHAPKLGISEGAVFDGRARMKTGAEPAGVQEGNVRPLVPSKTGT, from the coding sequence ATGTTCGGGAAAGGTTCACAGAAGCTGGAGACGATCGTCGGAATCGACACACGCCTCGTCGGAAAGGTGAGCGCGAAGGGAACGATCCGCGTCGACGGGATCGTGGAAGGGGATGTCCAGGCCGACTGGGTGGTTGTCGGAGAGACCGGGAAGATCGTGGGGAACACCTGCGCCCGGGGGATGGTCGTCGGGGGATCCGTCGAGGGGAACATCGAGGCGACGGAGTCGGTGGAACTGAAGGAGAAGGCCACGATGGCCGGGGAGATCCACGCGCCGAAGCTCGGAATCTCCGAAGGGGCGGTGTTCGACGGGCGCGCACGGATGAAGACCGGCGCGGAACCCGCCGGGGTCCAGGAGGGGAATGTCCGGCCGCTGGTCCCGTCGAAGACCGGGACCTGA
- a CDS encoding tryptophan 7-halogenase, producing MIIEPLRNNSKVGIIGAGPAGTFFALHLMRMGSEKGRKFDITIFDSKLFTDTGARGCNMCAGAISSTLFNNLTKLDFVIPREVLKDKVTGYVMHLKGETGFIDVDPSSSIYTVFRSAGPVVSPEMTHGFDQVLLDFAIKEGARFVNRRVKKVISGSKEKISLIYGENGREWEGDLLVGAFGVNSRIVENLKFGYKAPKCWSACQTEIEVSDDFAKETIQNKIHIFSTDNPKIKYIAFTPKGNFITVTGIGENVKRVDVENSLKEDAIASCLPANYTFKCHCHPKLPINIARNPFSDRFVIIGDAAASRYLKNGIESAFFTAKWAASTALNHGLSSEDFKRNYYSFCRRFFYYDNMYGKILFGMYDFFSNSSVISRVNIKILMEERGKSYDSKILSLIFWHLFTGDAPYSHILREFFRPKLFINFFQALLRSDYDRRA from the coding sequence ATGATCATCGAACCTTTAAGAAATAACAGCAAAGTTGGAATCATAGGTGCAGGACCCGCCGGGACTTTTTTTGCACTTCATCTCATGCGGATGGGATCGGAAAAAGGACGTAAATTCGATATAACCATATTCGATAGCAAGCTTTTTACCGATACAGGTGCCAGAGGATGCAATATGTGCGCGGGCGCGATAAGCAGTACTCTTTTCAATAATCTGACGAAATTGGATTTCGTAATACCCAGGGAGGTTTTAAAGGATAAAGTCACCGGTTACGTCATGCACCTAAAGGGGGAGACCGGGTTCATAGATGTTGATCCCTCAAGCAGCATCTACACGGTGTTCCGGTCGGCGGGACCCGTTGTTTCCCCGGAGATGACCCATGGTTTCGATCAGGTTCTTCTTGATTTCGCGATAAAAGAAGGGGCACGGTTTGTCAATCGGAGGGTAAAGAAAGTAATCTCCGGGTCGAAAGAGAAAATTTCCCTGATCTACGGGGAAAACGGCCGGGAGTGGGAGGGGGATCTTCTTGTCGGGGCGTTCGGGGTAAATTCAAGAATTGTGGAGAATCTGAAATTTGGCTACAAGGCTCCGAAGTGCTGGTCGGCGTGCCAGACGGAGATCGAAGTGTCTGACGATTTCGCAAAAGAGACCATCCAGAACAAGATACATATATTCAGTACGGACAATCCAAAAATAAAATATATCGCGTTTACTCCCAAGGGCAATTTCATCACGGTGACGGGAATCGGGGAAAACGTAAAAAGGGTGGATGTCGAGAATTCGTTGAAGGAAGATGCGATCGCTTCGTGTCTTCCGGCAAATTACACGTTCAAGTGCCATTGCCACCCGAAGCTTCCCATAAATATCGCACGAAATCCATTTTCCGATCGATTTGTAATCATTGGGGACGCGGCGGCATCGAGGTATTTGAAAAACGGGATAGAATCAGCCTTTTTCACTGCGAAATGGGCTGCCTCGACCGCATTGAATCATGGTCTTTCATCGGAAGATTTTAAAAGAAATTACTACAGTTTCTGCCGTAGATTTTTTTACTACGATAACATGTATGGGAAAATCCTCTTCGGTATGTACGATTTTTTCAGTAATAGCAGTGTAATATCAAGAGTAAATATAAAAATATTAATGGAAGAAAGAGGGAAAAGTTATGATTCAAAGATTCTCTCGTTGATTTTCTGGCACCTTTTCACGGGAGATGCGCCTTACTCTCATATCCTTCGTGAATTCTTCCGGCCCAAGCTGTTCATCAATTTTTTCCAGGCGCTTCTCAGGAGCGATTACGACAGGCGGGCATAA
- a CDS encoding acyl-CoA thioesterase: protein MSTDAKPVSATRLVMAQEMTPQDANPAGNVHGGNIMKLADSAAGVVAIRHSGRNCVTAAVDHFEFHAPVFIGNLVTFHASVNHVGRTSMEVGVRVEAEEPRTGKRTHTNSSYFLMVALDDEGKPVEVPKLVLETAEDRRRNEEARQRAIARRLWKNK from the coding sequence ATGTCCACGGATGCGAAGCCCGTTTCGGCGACCCGGCTGGTGATGGCGCAGGAGATGACGCCGCAGGACGCGAACCCCGCCGGGAACGTCCACGGGGGGAATATCATGAAGCTGGCCGACTCGGCCGCCGGCGTGGTCGCCATCCGGCACTCCGGCAGGAACTGCGTCACCGCCGCCGTGGACCACTTCGAATTCCACGCCCCCGTCTTCATCGGCAACCTCGTCACCTTTCACGCCTCCGTGAACCATGTGGGCCGCACCTCGATGGAGGTCGGGGTCCGCGTCGAGGCGGAGGAGCCGCGCACGGGGAAGAGGACCCACACGAATTCGTCCTATTTCCTGATGGTGGCGCTCGATGACGAGGGAAAGCCCGTCGAGGTGCCGAAGCTGGTTCTGGAGACCGCGGAGGACCGCCGCAGGAACGAGGAGGCGAGGCAGCGGGCGATCGCCCGGCGGCTGTGGAAGAACAAGTAG